GTGCACGAGGTGCGTGGGCAGGCCGCTGGCATCGAACCGCCAGACGCCCACGCCCAGGTGGCAGACGATCAGGCCGTCCTCCGCGTCCATCTCGATGCCGTCGGGACCGGCATGACCCCCGGAGAGCTGGATCGCGACCCCGGTCTTCGACGGCTGCCCGTCCGCCATCAGCGGCAGCCGCCAGACCTGCTGAGCGCGGGTCACCGCCACGTAGACCTGAGTGTCTTTCGTATTCAGCGTGATGCCGTTCGGGCTCGGCACGTTGCTGGCGAGCCTGTCCAGCGCCCCGTTGGCCTGGAGCCGGAAGACCCGGCCGGTGGGATCCGTGATCCCGGTCTGCCCCTGGTCCGTGAAGTAGAGGTCGCCGTTGGACGCGAAGTGCAGGTCGTTCAGCCCCTTGAAGCTCTCGCTGTACGCCGTCTCCAGGAGCGGCTCCACCCGGCTCATGCGGGGATCCAGCACCATCAGGCCGCGCCGGTAATCGGCGATGAACAGGCGGCCGTCCTTGTGGAGCTTCAAGCCGTTGGGCCAGCCGTCGTACTGCACCACCAGGTCCCACTGGCCCCTGGTCGAGATTCGGAACACGCGGCCGAAGGGGATATCCACGAAGTACAGATTGCCGGCCCGGTCGAAGGCAGGCCCTTCGAGAAAGCTGTCGACTTCCGCGCCCTGGCGGTTGGGATCCGACCACCGCGTGCGCGCCTTGGTGCGGAACTGCTTGGGCATCGACATGAACGTCTCGGCCTTGATCAGCTCGGGCTGCCTGAACGGGTTCAGCATGGCGCCCCCCTCTCTTGGCGGCCCGAGTCTACCATTCTGCCGACGCCTCGCCGGGTGGGCTGTTCGTCGCGAGGGGCGCGCTAGCCGGTCT
This DNA window, taken from Candidatus Methylomirabilota bacterium, encodes the following:
- a CDS encoding SMP-30/gluconolactonase/LRE family protein, which produces MLNPFRQPELIKAETFMSMPKQFRTKARTRWSDPNRQGAEVDSFLEGPAFDRAGNLYFVDIPFGRVFRISTRGQWDLVVQYDGWPNGLKLHKDGRLFIADYRRGLMVLDPRMSRVEPLLETAYSESFKGLNDLHFASNGDLYFTDQGQTGITDPTGRVFRLQANGALDRLASNVPSPNGITLNTKDTQVYVAVTRAQQVWRLPLMADGQPSKTGVAIQLSGGHAGPDGIEMDAEDGLIVCHLGVGVWRFDASGLPTHLVHADGHRLLTNVAFGGPDRKTLYITDSLNGEILTARMPVAGKVLYGLH